CGGCGCAGCGCGGGTCGAACTGCGTCCCGGCGTAGCGCCGCACCTCCTCGCGCGCTTTCTCGAGCGGCCCCCCGCGCCGGTAGGGCCGGTCGCTGGTGATGGCGTCGAGCGTGTCGGCGATGGCGAAGATGCGGGCGCCGAGCGGGATCGCCTCGCCGGCGAGGCCGTGCGGGTAGCCGCGGCCGTCCCAGCGCTCCTGGTGCGCCAGCACGATGCGGGAGGGCACCTCGAGGAACGGGATGGAGCGGAGGATGGTGTGGCCGATCTCGGGGTGCCGCCGCATCTCCTCCCACTCCTGCGGCAGGAGCTTCCCGGGCTTGAGGAGGATGGCGTCCGGGACGCCGATCTTGCCGATGTCGTGGAGCAGCGCGCCGCGGGCGATGTCCGGCAGGTCGGCGGCGGGGAGGCCCATCCGCTCGGCGATGGCGAGCGTGTAGCGCACCACCCGCTGCGAGTGGTCGGAGGTCTCGTGCTCGCGGGCGTCGAGCGCCGCCACCAGGGCGTAGAGCGTGCTCGCGTAGGCCGACTCGATCTCGCGCAGCGCCTTCGAGAGCTCGGCCGTCTTCTCGCGGACGCGCCGCTCCAGGCTGGTGCGGTAGCGGTGGCGCGCCAGCTCCAGGCGGCGCTTGGCGAGCGCGCGCTCGATGGCGCGCACGAGGTCGAGCAGCTGCGGCGGCTTCGCCAGGCAGTCCGACGCGCCGCGTCGCAGCCCCTCGACCACCGCCTCGGTGTCGCCTCGCCCGGTGAGGAGGATGACCGCCGTGGAGGGCTGGTCCGCGCGCAGCCGGTCGAGGAGCTGGAGCCCCTCTTGCCGCGGCGTGTCGACGTCGCACAGCACGAGGTGAAACTCGCCCGCCTGGGCCAGCGCGAGCGCCTGCTCGGACGTGCGGGCGCACGCACAGACGTAGCCCTCCTGGACCAGCACCGCTGCGACGGCGTCGCGGGCGGCGGCGTCCTCGTCGACGAGCAGGATCCGGGTGGGCGCGGCGGGCGCGTCGCTCCCGGCCAGGACCTCGC
This Anaeromyxobacter diazotrophicus DNA region includes the following protein-coding sequences:
- a CDS encoding HD-GYP domain-containing protein yields the protein MAGSDAPAAPTRILLVDEDAAARDAVAAVLVQEGYVCACARTSEQALALAQAGEFHLVLCDVDTPRQEGLQLLDRLRADQPSTAVILLTGRGDTEAVVEGLRRGASDCLAKPPQLLDLVRAIERALAKRRLELARHRYRTSLERRVREKTAELSKALREIESAYASTLYALVAALDAREHETSDHSQRVVRYTLAIAERMGLPAADLPDIARGALLHDIGKIGVPDAILLKPGKLLPQEWEEMRRHPEIGHTILRSIPFLEVPSRIVLAHQERWDGRGYPHGLAGEAIPLGARIFAIADTLDAITSDRPYRRGGPLEKAREEVRRYAGTQFDPRCAEAFLSLDGGVLEALRRPDALAAAAGGSP